Within the bacterium genome, the region CTCGAACACCCGCGAGAGGTCATCATAGCGCCGCGTCCCGAATTCCCAAGCCGCCTCGGCGAAGCCGCGTCGCGCGCCGGTGCGCGACGGCGACAGGAACGCGCCCGGCCTTCGCGCTCCGGCGGGGCCGGAAGCGGACGGCCGCCGCGGCCTAAGATGTGACGAGCGGATGCGCAACGCGCGACGCACGAACGGATCGACGCGCCGCGAGGGAGGCCAGCGCCGATGATCAGCGGATTCCCGCACGAGTTCGGTCCCCCGAATCCGGAAGCCGTCGAGCGGATGCTCGGCGAGGGGCTGACGCGCTGGAAGGCGCTCGCGGCGGCGCTTGAAGAGGCGGCCGGCGCGCGCGGCAGCTGGAAGTCGTATGGGCCGAAGTACGGCTGGCGGCTCGACTTCCGCCGGAAGTCGGGGCCGCTCGCCGGCCTCTATCCGACGCCGGAAGGTCCGCTGCTCGGGATCAATCTCGTCCGGAAGGAATGGGCGCCGGCCTTCGACCTGCCGCTTGGTCCGCGGGCGAAGGCTGTTCTCGAATCGTCGGAGCCGCTGAAGGACGGGCGCTTCCTCCTGCTGCTCGTCGCCGACGAGCGGACGGCGCGGGACGCCGGGGCGCTGATCGGGCTGAAGGCCGACCGCA harbors:
- a CDS encoding DUF3788 family protein, translating into MISGFPHEFGPPNPEAVERMLGEGLTRWKALAAALEEAAGARGSWKSYGPKYGWRLDFRRKSGPLAGLYPTPEGPLLGINLVRKEWAPAFDLPLGPRAKAVLESSEPLKDGRFLLLLVADERTARDAGALIGLKADRR